In Strix uralensis isolate ZFMK-TIS-50842 chromosome 7, bStrUra1, whole genome shotgun sequence, the following proteins share a genomic window:
- the SUPV3L1 gene encoding ATP-dependent RNA helicase SUPV3L1, mitochondrial isoform X3, with amino-acid sequence MRSSKRNVPCDLVTGEERVYANEDARQAPHIACTIEMCSTNTPYEVAVIDEIQMIRDPSRGWAWTRALLGLCAEEIHICGEAAAIDLVTELMYTTGEEVEVRNYKRLTPLTVLDYALESLDNLRPGDCIVCFSKNDIYSISRQIEARGLECAVIYGSLPPGTKLEQAKKFNDPDDPCKILVATDAIGMGLNLCIKRIIFNSIVKPTVNEKGEKEIDSITTSQALQIAGRAGRYGSSFKEGEVTTMHRDDLVQLKEILSEPVRPVKAAGLHPTPEQIEMFAYHLPDATLSNLIDIFVSLSQVDGLYFVCNIDDFKFLADMIQHIPLNLRSRYVFCTAPLNRKEPFVCTTLLKFARQFSRNEPLTFDWLCRHTKWPLPAPKNIKELVHLEAVHDVFDLYLWLSYRFMDMFPDAVLVRDIQKKLDNIIQVGVCNITKLIRASQSATVPGTAEVLSEDFPLSRTKRDTRVVSDHQGGAKSTEALSIAVDVPGERRAKNLKAYRSATRQEDLKSHGRGSLANRLLREGLLTQEMLRQLESEWQDQHRNGRYGLGSKRDDRNSSKETGKKKK; translated from the exons ATGAGATCTTCCAAAAGA AATGTGCCATGTGACTTGGTGACAGGAGAAGAGCGTGTGTATGCCAATGAAGATGCCAGACAAGCCCCTCATATTGCTTGTACCATTGAAATGTGCAGCACTAATACACCTT atgaagttGCTGTGATTGATGAGATTCAGATGATCAGAGATCCTTCCAGAGGGTGGGCTTGGACAAGAGCCCTTCTAG GACTCTGTGCGGAAGAAATCCACATTTGTGGAGAAGCTGCTGCTATTGACTTGGTGACAGAGCTCATGTACACTACAGGGGAGGAAGTTGAA GTCCGAAACTACAAGAGACTCACTCCTCTTACTGTGCTGGATTATGCCTTAGAATCTTTAGATAACCTCCGTCCTGGGGACTGCATTGTCTGTTTCAGTAAGAATGACATTTATTCTATCAGTCGACAGATTGAAGCCAGAGGATTAGAATGTGCTGTCATATATGGCAGTCTGCCACCAG GAACAAAACTTGAACAGGCAAAGAAATTCAATGATCCTGATGATCCATGCAAAATTTTAGTTGCTACAGATGCAATTGGAATGGGACTCAATTT GTgtataaaaagaataatttttaactcTATCGTAAAGCCAACTGTCAatgagaagggagaaaaggaaatagaCTCCATTACAACCTCTCAGGCTCTACAAATCGCAGGCAGAGCTGGGCGTTACGGCTCATCCTTCAAAGAAGGAGAAGTCACTACAATGCATCGTGATGACCTCGTACAGCTGAAGGAAATTTTGAGTGAGCCTGTGCGACCTGTGAAG gCAGCTGGCCTACATCCTACTCCTGAGCAGATAGAAATGTTTGCTTATCATCTCCCTGATGCTACTCTATCCAATCTAATT GATATTTTTGTGAGTCTCTCACAAGTTGATGGGCTTTACTTTGTCTGCAATATTGATGACTTTAAATTTCTAGCAGATATGATTCAGCACATTCCACTAAATTTGCGATCACGATATGTCTTCTGCACTGCACCCTTGAACAGAAAAGAGCCTTTTGTGTGTACCACGCTGTTGAAG TTTGCAAGACAGTTCAGTAGAAATGAGCCTCTGACGTTTGACTGGCTCTGCCGGCACACCAAATGGCCATTACCTGCTCCAAAGAACATCAAAGAACTTGTACACCTTGAAGCTGTTCATGATGTTTTTGACCTCTATCTGTGGTTAAG TTACCGCTTCATGGATATGTTCCCTGATGCTGTCCTTGTAAGGGATATTCAGAAAAAACTAGACAACATTATACAAGTTGGTGTCTGCAACATCACAAAGCTGATCCGAGCTTCCCAATCTGCAACTGTTCCTGGCACAGCAGAAGTTCTGTCAGAAGACTTTCCTCTTTCAAGGACTAAGAGGGATACCAGGGTGGTTTCAGACCACCAGGGTGGTGCAAAATCCACAGAGGCACTCTCTATTGCAGTGGATGTTCCGGGAGAAAGGAGAGCAAAGAACTTGAAAGCCTATCGGTCTGCTACAAGGCAGGAGGATCTGAAAAGTCATGGACGTGGATCTCTTGCCAACAGATTGCTGCGTGAAGGACTTCTAACACAAGAAATGCTGAGACAGCTGGAGAGTGAGTGGCAGGATCAGCACAGGAATGGTAGATATGGCCTTGGTTCAAAAAGAGATGATCGGAATAGTTCAAAGGAAacgggaaaaaagaaaaaatag
- the SUPV3L1 gene encoding ATP-dependent RNA helicase SUPV3L1, mitochondrial isoform X2, producing MLDCMDDLRKISDLRLPPNWYPDARAIQRKIIFHAGPTNSGKTYHAIQRFLSAKSGIYCGPLKLLAHEIFQKSNDANVPCDLVTGEERVYANEDARQAPHIACTIEMCSTNTPYEVAVIDEIQMIRDPSRGWAWTRALLGLCAEEIHICGEAAAIDLVTELMYTTGEEVEVRNYKRLTPLTVLDYALESLDNLRPGDCIVCFSKNDIYSISRQIEARGLECAVIYGSLPPGTKLEQAKKFNDPDDPCKILVATDAIGMGLNLCIKRIIFNSIVKPTVNEKGEKEIDSITTSQALQIAGRAGRYGSSFKEGEVTTMHRDDLVQLKEILSEPVRPVKAAGLHPTPEQIEMFAYHLPDATLSNLIDIFVSLSQVDGLYFVCNIDDFKFLADMIQHIPLNLRSRYVFCTAPLNRKEPFVCTTLLKFARQFSRNEPLTFDWLCRHTKWPLPAPKNIKELVHLEAVHDVFDLYLWLSYRFMDMFPDAVLVRDIQKKLDNIIQVGVCNITKLIRASQSATVPGTAEVLSEDFPLSRTKRDTRVVSDHQGGAKSTEALSIAVDVPGERRAKNLKAYRSATRQEDLKSHGRGSLANRLLREGLLTQEMLRQLESEWQDQHRNGRYGLGSKRDDRNSSKETGKKKK from the exons GTATCCAGATGCCAGGGCTATTCAGAGAAAGATAATATTCCATGCTGGTCCTACAAACAGTGGAAAAACTTACCATGCTATccagagatttttgtcagcaaaatCTGGAATATACTGCGGTCCACTAAAACTTCTGGCTCATGAGATCTTCCAAAAGAGTAATGATGCT AATGTGCCATGTGACTTGGTGACAGGAGAAGAGCGTGTGTATGCCAATGAAGATGCCAGACAAGCCCCTCATATTGCTTGTACCATTGAAATGTGCAGCACTAATACACCTT atgaagttGCTGTGATTGATGAGATTCAGATGATCAGAGATCCTTCCAGAGGGTGGGCTTGGACAAGAGCCCTTCTAG GACTCTGTGCGGAAGAAATCCACATTTGTGGAGAAGCTGCTGCTATTGACTTGGTGACAGAGCTCATGTACACTACAGGGGAGGAAGTTGAA GTCCGAAACTACAAGAGACTCACTCCTCTTACTGTGCTGGATTATGCCTTAGAATCTTTAGATAACCTCCGTCCTGGGGACTGCATTGTCTGTTTCAGTAAGAATGACATTTATTCTATCAGTCGACAGATTGAAGCCAGAGGATTAGAATGTGCTGTCATATATGGCAGTCTGCCACCAG GAACAAAACTTGAACAGGCAAAGAAATTCAATGATCCTGATGATCCATGCAAAATTTTAGTTGCTACAGATGCAATTGGAATGGGACTCAATTT GTgtataaaaagaataatttttaactcTATCGTAAAGCCAACTGTCAatgagaagggagaaaaggaaatagaCTCCATTACAACCTCTCAGGCTCTACAAATCGCAGGCAGAGCTGGGCGTTACGGCTCATCCTTCAAAGAAGGAGAAGTCACTACAATGCATCGTGATGACCTCGTACAGCTGAAGGAAATTTTGAGTGAGCCTGTGCGACCTGTGAAG gCAGCTGGCCTACATCCTACTCCTGAGCAGATAGAAATGTTTGCTTATCATCTCCCTGATGCTACTCTATCCAATCTAATT GATATTTTTGTGAGTCTCTCACAAGTTGATGGGCTTTACTTTGTCTGCAATATTGATGACTTTAAATTTCTAGCAGATATGATTCAGCACATTCCACTAAATTTGCGATCACGATATGTCTTCTGCACTGCACCCTTGAACAGAAAAGAGCCTTTTGTGTGTACCACGCTGTTGAAG TTTGCAAGACAGTTCAGTAGAAATGAGCCTCTGACGTTTGACTGGCTCTGCCGGCACACCAAATGGCCATTACCTGCTCCAAAGAACATCAAAGAACTTGTACACCTTGAAGCTGTTCATGATGTTTTTGACCTCTATCTGTGGTTAAG TTACCGCTTCATGGATATGTTCCCTGATGCTGTCCTTGTAAGGGATATTCAGAAAAAACTAGACAACATTATACAAGTTGGTGTCTGCAACATCACAAAGCTGATCCGAGCTTCCCAATCTGCAACTGTTCCTGGCACAGCAGAAGTTCTGTCAGAAGACTTTCCTCTTTCAAGGACTAAGAGGGATACCAGGGTGGTTTCAGACCACCAGGGTGGTGCAAAATCCACAGAGGCACTCTCTATTGCAGTGGATGTTCCGGGAGAAAGGAGAGCAAAGAACTTGAAAGCCTATCGGTCTGCTACAAGGCAGGAGGATCTGAAAAGTCATGGACGTGGATCTCTTGCCAACAGATTGCTGCGTGAAGGACTTCTAACACAAGAAATGCTGAGACAGCTGGAGAGTGAGTGGCAGGATCAGCACAGGAATGGTAGATATGGCCTTGGTTCAAAAAGAGATGATCGGAATAGTTCAAAGGAAacgggaaaaaagaaaaaatag